Genomic DNA from Amycolatopsis alba DSM 44262:
TCAGCTTGCGAGCCTCGCCGACGGCGATGTGCTCCTTCTTCGTGTCGACGATCCACACGATGCTCGGCACCTTGGCCATGTCGCGGATACCGCCGAGGGTCTTCTCGAGCTTGTCCTTCTCACGGGTGAGCGTGAGGATCTCGCGCTTGGTCAGGCCGGCGAAGCCGCCGGTCTGCTCCTGCGACTCGAGCTCCTTCAGGCGGAGAAGACGCTTGTGCACCGTCTGGAAGTTGGTCAGCATGCCGCCGAGCCAGCGCTGGTTCACGTAGGGCATGCCCACGCGGGAGGCCTCGGAGGCGATGGCTTCCTGAGCCTGCTTCTTCGTGCCGACGAACATGATGGTGCCGCCGTGCGCGACGGTTTCCTTGATGAACTCGAACGCACGGTCGATGTACGTCAGCGTCTGCTGCAGGTCGATGATGTAGATGCCGTTGCGCTCGGTGAAGATGTAGCGCTTCATCTTCGGGTTCCACCGACGGGTCTGGTGCCCGAAGTGCACGCCGCTGTCGAGCAGCTGCTTCATGGTGACGACGGCCATTGCCGGAATCAACCTCTTCTGTGTCGTGCGGACCCGGCTCCGCCGGGTCGCGCTTGCTCGGTTCGTCGCTCTCGGCCGGGTGGCCGATCGCCCTGGTGCAGATGCTCGGGCCCGGACCCGTGAGCGAAGTGACCTCAGGGACCGCCGGGCCGTGTGCCCCCGCCTGTCCTGACCCTCCGTGAGGAGATCGGCCATCGGGAGCGCGCACGTGCACGCGAAGTCAGTCCGCTGCCGCGGACCGCGCAAAAGAGTCTACTCCCTGTCGCCACCGGGTACCGCACCGGCAGCCCCTGATGAGAGGGGTTGTCCACAACCGGCTCGGTTATCCACAGATTCCACCGGCGCGCCCCACTCGCCACGCCGCGCCCCCAAGCTGGAACACATGACCACGACACCCTGTTCCCACCCTGTCACCAGGCATTCCTTCGCGATCGACCGCACCGGCGGCAGGCACCGCCTGCCGGGACATCCTCGACGCCTTCCCCGCCTCGCGATCCTCGCGACCGTGCTCGCGCTCCTGACCGCGTCGGCGATGCCGGGAACGGCCAGAGGCGCGCCCTCTCCGCAGGGGCGCTTCTCCTGGCCGCTTTCACCGGCACCGAGCGTCACCAGGTACTTCGAGCCGCCGTCCACGCCGTACGGCCCCGGTCATCGGGGCGTCGACCTCGCCGCGGCACCGGGCACGAACGTGCTCGCGGCCGCCGAAGGGGTGGTGATGTTCGCCGGGCAGGTGGCGGGCCGCGGGGTGGTTTCGATCGATCACGAAGGAGGCCTGCGCACCACCTACGAGCCACTCGCCCCGACGGTCACCGCGGGTGATCAGGTCTACCGGGGCCAGGTGCTCGGAACGCTCGCCGCCGGCCATCCGGACTGCCCCGGACAGGCCTGCCTGCATTTCGGTGTCCGGCGCGGCGAGGAGTACGTCGATCCACTCGCGCTGATCGGTGAACCTTCGGAAATCCGCCTCAAACCTTGGGAAGGAGACTGAGCCCAGTCCCGAACACCCTCCCCTGCGCCCAGCCACGCGAGCCGCCCGCCCAATCACATGAGTTCCGCCTTCGATCACGTGAGCCTCGCCTCTGATCACACGAGTTCCGCCTCTGGTCACTGGAGTTCCGCGTCTGATCACGGCTGTGAGCACGTCTTGCAGGCGGGTGCCGAGGAGGTGTTCCGTGGCCGCGTCGGCGTGGCGGTCTCTATAGGCGGGCACGCGTGATCAGACGGACGACACGCGTGTGTGGACGGACGGCACCGTCCGGCGGGACGGTGCCGTCAGGCCTGTTCGACCAGTTTCGCGCGCAGCCGCATGACGGCACGGGTGTGCAGCTGGCTGACCCGTGACTCGGTGACGCCGAGGACCTTGCCGATCTCAGCGAGGGTCAGGCTCTCGAAGTAGTAGAGGCCGACCACGATCCGGTCGCGTTCGGTGAGCTGGGCGATCGCCTGCGCCAGCTGACGGCGGTTGTCCTGGTCGACCAGGACGGCCACCGGGTCGACGGCCCCGTCGTCGGGCAGGGTGTCGACCAGCGAGCCGCTGTCCTTGCCCGCGGCGACGAGGTCTTCCAGCGCGATGACGCTGGTCAGCTGCAGCTGGCCGTAGAACTCGCGCAGGTCGTCGACGCTGATTTCGAGCTCGGCAGCCAGTTCGGCATCGGTCGGTGTGCGGTTCAGGCGGGCGCCGAGGCGTTCCAGCGCGCGCTCGGCCTCGCGGGCCTTGCTGCGCACGGCTCGGGGCACCCAGTCCTGGGACCGGAGATCGTCGAGGATCGCGCCCCGGATGCGCTGCATCGCGTAGGTCTCGAACCGCAGGCCCCGCGCGGGCTCGAACTTCTCGATCGCGTCGACCAGGCCGAAGATCCCGGACTGGATCAGGTCACCCACGTCGACGTGGGTCGGCAGTCCGGTGCCGACCCGGCCCGCGACGTACTTGACGAGCGGGGCGTAGTGCAGCACGAGCCTGTCGCGCACGATCTGGTCCGGTGACTCGGTGAACTCCCGCCACAACGCCTGGATCCCGGCGTCCACCTCGTAGGCCGTCCGCGCTTCGGGCGCAACGGCAGGACCGCCACCGCCGGGACGGTGTTTCCCGGCGGCCTCGGTGACATGTGGGTCGGCGGTCATCGGACCGCCGTTCTCAGCATGCGACTCAGCGTGTTCTCCGTGCTCGTGCGGATGCGCGTGCGCCGCCGGTCCGGGCCGCCGGGTCACCTGCCGAGTCCTCCCCGGCATCATCGGGCCCGGGGGTGCGCGCGGTCGTGGATCGCCTTCAGCCGATCGACGGTCACATGAGTGTAGAGCTGCGTGGTAGCCAGCGTAGCGTGACCAAGCAGTTCCTGAACGCTTCGAAGATCAGCGCCACCTTCGAGCAGATGAGTGGCCGCCGAATGCCTCAGGCCGTGCGGCCCCATGTCGTTCGCGCCCGGAACCGAGCCGACGGCGTCATGGACGACCCGGCGGGCCGCCCGCGGGTCGAGCCTGCCGCCCCTCGCCCCCAGGAAGAGCGCGGCTTCGGCCTGCCCCTGGGTTTCGACGGCGAGTTTCCCCCTGCCCTCGTCCAGCCACACCCGCAATGCCGCTTCGGCGGGGACGCCGAACGGCACGACACGTTCCTTCCCGCCCTTGCCCAGCACGAGCACGACCCTGCGGGAGAAGTCGACGTCGCCCACATCCAGCCCGCACAGTTCCGAGACCCGCACACCGGTCGCGTACAGCAGCTCCACGATGGCACTGTCCCTCAAGGCCACCGGGTCGCGCTGTTCGGCACCGGCGGCTGAGAAGCGCATGA
This window encodes:
- a CDS encoding murein hydrolase activator EnvC family protein; protein product: MTTTPCSHPVTRHSFAIDRTGGRHRLPGHPRRLPRLAILATVLALLTASAMPGTARGAPSPQGRFSWPLSPAPSVTRYFEPPSTPYGPGHRGVDLAAAPGTNVLAAAEGVVMFAGQVAGRGVVSIDHEGGLRTTYEPLAPTVTAGDQVYRGQVLGTLAAGHPDCPGQACLHFGVRRGEEYVDPLALIGEPSEIRLKPWEGD
- a CDS encoding tyrosine recombinase XerC: MPSTEGPRGTGKRARRPDLRAARAALPEPVRKLIDDYERHLSLERGLSAHTVRAYLGDVVSLTGFVDGNGGRFEDLDIGTLRGWLARQREEGASRTTLARRAAAARTFTAWAHRGGALASDPGGRLVAPRAHRKLPGVLRAEQASEVMRFSAAGAEQRDPVALRDSAIVELLYATGVRVSELCGLDVGDVDFSRRVVLVLGKGGKERVVPFGVPAEAALRVWLDEGRGKLAVETQGQAEAALFLGARGGRLDPRAARRVVHDAVGSVPGANDMGPHGLRHSAATHLLEGGADLRSVQELLGHATLATTQLYTHVTVDRLKAIHDRAHPRAR
- the rpsB gene encoding 30S ribosomal protein S2, which codes for MAVVTMKQLLDSGVHFGHQTRRWNPKMKRYIFTERNGIYIIDLQQTLTYIDRAFEFIKETVAHGGTIMFVGTKKQAQEAIASEASRVGMPYVNQRWLGGMLTNFQTVHKRLLRLKELESQEQTGGFAGLTKREILTLTREKDKLEKTLGGIRDMAKVPSIVWIVDTKKEHIAVGEARKLNIPVVAILDTNCDPDEVDYPIPGNDDAIRSAALLTKVVAEAAAAGLMARSSRNGSSADAKPEAGVATDEPLAEWEKELLAGSETAAADAKEAAAATEAPVEAPAEQATASS
- a CDS encoding FliA/WhiG family RNA polymerase sigma factor, with the protein product MTRRPGPAAHAHPHEHGEHAESHAENGGPMTADPHVTEAAGKHRPGGGGPAVAPEARTAYEVDAGIQALWREFTESPDQIVRDRLVLHYAPLVKYVAGRVGTGLPTHVDVGDLIQSGIFGLVDAIEKFEPARGLRFETYAMQRIRGAILDDLRSQDWVPRAVRSKAREAERALERLGARLNRTPTDAELAAELEISVDDLREFYGQLQLTSVIALEDLVAAGKDSGSLVDTLPDDGAVDPVAVLVDQDNRRQLAQAIAQLTERDRIVVGLYYFESLTLAEIGKVLGVTESRVSQLHTRAVMRLRAKLVEQA